In the genome of bacterium, the window ATGCCGCGGGCAGAACTTGGGCAGAAGTTCATCTTCTGACGCTGACATGGCCGCCGAGAAACCGATCCTGCTGCATTCATGCTGTGCGCCGTGCACGGTCTATCCGTTCGAGCGGCTCGCTGATCAGGGGTATTCAGCCACTTGTCTCTTCTACAATCCGAACATCCATCCCTACACAGAGTTTGTGCGGCGGCTCGATGCGATGAAGGTGTTTGGATTCGAGACGGGTGCGGAGGTTTTGCTCGATGACAGGTATGGGCTTGACGAGTTTCTAGCGGCGGTGTTTGGTAGGGAGCCGAGATGCCCTATCTGCTACGAGATGCGGCTGCGAGAGACGGCAAGGGTTTGCGGTGAGAGAAAGCTCGAGCGATTCACGACAACCCTTCTTTATAGCAAGTATCAGAGGCACGATGATATTGTGAAGTTGGGTGGGCGACTGGCGGATGAGTATGGGGTGGAGTTCGTCTATTTCGACTTCCGTGTGGGTTGGAAGGAGGGGATATTGGAGTCGAAACGGATGGGTCTATATAGGCAGCAGTATTGTGGCTGCATATTCAGTGAGCAGGAGCGGTATTTGCAGAAGAAAAAGCGTGACGAGGTGTGAGTGAGGTGCTTCGATTAGGGATCATTGGGTGCGGGAGTTGGGGCAAGAACTATGTAAGGGCTTTCGGAACACTAGAAGGAGTGAAGCTCGCGGGGCTATGCGATCTGTCCCCGGAGAGGCTCGAGTCGCTTCGGAGGCGGCACCCTGGCGCTGCCATCACGACCGACTATCGAGACTTGCTCGAGAGGACCGACGCGGTCTGCATCGCCACCGAGGCTGTGAGTCACTTCAAGATAGCCAGTGATGCGCTCGAGGCTGGCAAGGATATCCTAGTTGAGAAGCCTCTGGCGACAAGCCTCGAGAAGTGCGAGAGGCTTGTCGAGATCGCCGCCAAGAAAGAGCGCATCCTCATGGTGGGACACGTGTTCCTG includes:
- a CDS encoding epoxyqueuosine reductase QueH, which codes for MAAEKPILLHSCCAPCTVYPFERLADQGYSATCLFYNPNIHPYTEFVRRLDAMKVFGFETGAEVLLDDRYGLDEFLAAVFGREPRCPICYEMRLRETARVCGERKLERFTTTLLYSKYQRHDDIVKLGGRLADEYGVEFVYFDFRVGWKEGILESKRMGLYRQQYCGCIFSEQERYLQKKKRDEV